The following DNA comes from Nicotiana sylvestris chromosome 10, ASM39365v2, whole genome shotgun sequence.
AGGCTTCGAAACAATTTAGCCATCAATCAAAACCTCCCAAGGTGCTCATTTATCATTACATAATGGCTCATAATCgtggttcttatcaaatcatcgaagagtcggacgaacacaaaaacttcaaaaaattcTTTAACGAggtaaaaataaagcctatattagaggtcgtaccgacccaacacaTAAGATCCTAAGCaccagcctatattagaggtcgtaccgaccgaacgcataagagcctaagcgccagcccatattagaggtcgtaccaacccaaagcgtaagagcctaagcgccagcCTATAATAGAGGTTGTACCaacccaacgcataagagcctaagcgccAACCCATATTAGAGGTCATGCCGACCCAACACATAAGACCCTAAGAGccagcttaaaattcaaaaaccTAAGGGTCGataagctcgagtcgaaacccaaaTTGAAAACTGAGCCCGAAATGGTAACTAAAAAGCACCTGAGGGCAAATgagtaagagcctacgggccagcctaacAAGCCTCAAGGCCAatttgtaaacctaagggttttaTCTCGAAGGCCAATTCATCTAGCTAATCATTGGCAAATgtcaaaattcaaaacaaaagaaagacatacacaagcgaagggaaattcaaaaaaagggaAAACCGAAAggcttgtttttatatgtaaaacAATACAAGGCTTCATTTATAATGTTCTCTAAGAGCATTATACGCAGAATTAGAAAGGAAGAGCCTAGCTACTTTCCCCTTGGGGATTACGGCTCCATCGACCCTTTGCTCATTATCTTTGGCATTAGATAATAGGAACTTGGCGTCGTATTCATCCGCCTTCGCCTACTCTATCTCTTCCAAGAGATTGAGGCCCCTAGCGTGAATATCCTCGAAGGTTTACCTTCGAGATTTGCACATGGCATATTCATTGCTTCTGCTCTCCCGATCGGAAACCCTCTCAACTCAGCTCGAGTATCGACAACATCTTTTAAATAAATGGCCACTTTCTTATTAGCTTTAGCTCGAATCTCTTCAGCTTCATCCTGGGCGTCCATGACCTCGACCTTCATCTTTAAAAGGTCAGACTCGAGTATTGCAATCCTGCTCGTCTGGACCGAGCTGTTTTCACGAGCATTCTAGAGTTGCACCTCGAGGGCGGAAGCCTTGGCCAAAACATTCTTCTTGGCGCAACTTGGGCATCTATCTGAGCCATTAGCTCATTACACTCATACATGGCCTGACCAACGTTACCCCAAAGGCGTTCCAGGTCCTCCGTCTTACTCTGCAACTGAAGCATCAAAATCTTAATCTTCAAGGAATAGAAGAAGAAACATGCATCCCCTCAAAACAAAGGTTACCTGTCTCTCGAGGCGGCCTTCGTAGTTTAGGCTTCGATTCATCTCGTACCGAAGGTGTCTCAACTCCTTTGcccttttatcacaaagaagcctgagggatttctccccgtcCAAGGCTTTCCGCAACCTGGCTTCACGGCGGAGCAGCCCGAACTTGAGtttgtcaaaggcctatgaaaaaaGAAGCTCAGtgagaaaataaaaatgcaaaactaAAAAACCAACAAAGTCAACCAAAGCTCATCATATAACAGAGCCCTGAGCCTCCTTAAAAGTTGAGCGTACATATACTAGCTTGGTCTCATTAGCCCTAGTGGGGATATGATCGTTCGAGTCCCCACTTTATTTAGGCGGCCTCTGGCCTCAAACATCCCTCGAAGTCCCTTCGACGGGAGAAGAAGACAACGACAAAAAACCTGTATCCctcaaagtaccttcgacgggaggACACGATAACAGTGAATGATCcttatccctcgaagtaccttcgaccaGGGAAGAAGAAGGTGGTAAAAGAGGAGCCACCCCCTCGAGGCCAATAGGTACATGATCTACCTCAATGGTTGTGTCCCTTTTATGCCTCCAGGCAGACCCTGCCTTACTATAAATCTCCTCGCCCATCGAGGATTCCTTACGCTTGTTACCGCTCTTTGGCCCCGAAGCCGATGATCCTCCCTCCTCTCCGAGGGGGCATGATCTCATCTCGGAAAATTCTCCGACCCTTGCAGTAAAAATGTTAGGAAACACAAAGGGAAATATTTCTTAAAGAAAAGAATCGTACGATGCTCACCGTGGTTTTTTGCCTCCCACCTACCCTTCAACAGGTTTTGCCACTTGCGCTCATCATAGGTCGAGCAGGCTGCCAATTTCCGAGTCCAATCTGCCAGATCGGGGACCTCATATGGAAACCATGGGATTGCTGtggaaagtaaaagaaaacacCTTTACGAAGTCTGCGTCCACTATGAACAAAAATGACAAaagcacaagtgtaccacttacgtgcgAAATTCCATTTCTTAGGGAATGACAGGAATTCTATGGGGATGATGTCAACAGTACGCACTCAAACAAATCaactcatccaccctcggtccctGTCTTCTTCATTACTGGCGACAAAGGGTCGGGATTGATTTCACAGAATAATCAGGCCTCGGtaatgaaagggccggtacaatCTAATAATATGGctgagggtgaactcgagcccggCTTTATCTGCGAAGAACCttatcatcaacactatcctccaaaacgaCGGGTGAACCTATGCCAGGGTAACCTGATATCTTCTACAAAACTTGAGCACGACTCTATCGAGAGGGCCCAAtgtaaaggggtacgtgtatacgTTCAAAAATCCCTCTACATGAGCCATAATGCTCTCTTCCAGGGAGggtacctgcagtaccaccttttctccccatctgCAGTCTCTCCTAACTGCCTCAAGGTGTTCCTCTCCTAttgatgagatgaacctcgatgcatgctcctaATGGcctgaacattgggaggtctGTCTAACGTAAAGTCCCTCCTCGAGACAAATCAGCTCGAGGTTGGCTCACTAGATACCGATGGTGTACCACCGACCGAGCGAGAAGTAGAGGTAGAACTCTCCTCTTCTTGGTGAACGGGTTTGGGCGTAGCAGCTATAACTATTGTGAAACAAGAAAAGGGAGATGAAAACTTAGGCGAAAGCTTTAAATTAAAATGGTGGAAGCACTAATGCAAGGAAGAAAACCTCTACAAGAAGGATAGTTGATCACAATAGCAAAGTCCTCAAATGAGagaaaagcaagctcatatatAGAGCAAGTGGCGATTGTTCGCTTACTCTGAAGGACAATCAATTCTGACTAGGCCATTATCATTTTTTGGGAAAGTGTACCACCTTAGTCACTCCATGTCCATATCATACGAATGACACTTTCATACAGCATTCTAGAGGTCAAGATTCCTGTATCAATCTAGCCtcaagatggtgcccgatctcgacgATCTCTATTACTATAAAATGGGCTCTAAAGAGCTATCAACACcaatctagcctcgagatggtgccctaTCTCGAGGGCTATCAATATAGCCTTGGAATGGAGCCCGATTTTGAGGGTTTCTATTATCCTAAGTATGGGCTCCAAAGAGCCGACATCAAAATTCAAAAGACTAGCTTTGCATAAgcattgaaaaataaaatttgaagacTTGAAACAAAAGGGTCTCTTTGTATTCTCAAAAATACATTTACAGAATGTATCTTTACAAAACTCCCCCGAGGAGCCCAtacataaaaagaaagaaaaggagaagcAGAGATGACAACGCGAGTCTATTCCTTACCCTCACTACCATTTGAATCACTTCCGAAGTCCTCATCCGAAGTAGTGGAAGATGCCGATTCTTCCTCCAAGGTTCTGGCTTTCTCAATCTCAGCAGAGAGATCGATACCTTCGATGCTTGCTTCCTCAAAGGCCTGCCTCCTAGATTGTAGACGAGCATGAGCAACGGCCTGAGCCAGCTTTTGTTTGGCCTTCTCAGATATCTCTCTGGCTCGATCGTTTGCGGTGGCATCTCTCTTGTATGAGGATGCATTTTCATCGGCCTCAGACTTGGCTACAGATAATGCGGTGACCTCCTCTTGAGCACTTAGAAGAAGATCCTAGGTCGAGGCCAACTCTCCCTGCAAATGGTCTTTCTCCGAGGTCACGACCTCATTCTGTCTCTTCAGCTCGAGGATCTCTGTATCCTTGGTTGCAACCTCTTCCTGAAGTCACCTCACTAGGGCATTCTTTTGCCCAATCTTCAAAGGCGAATCAAGATAGTGAGCGTCAAGTTATCAGAATAAAAAGATGAACTTGAGAATACCGTATTACCTGCTCAGCAAAGCTAGTCCATTCCTGGTGCACTCCCTCCAAACTCGCCCGAAGCTCACTCAACTCCTCTTCCTTTTGGGCCGAGGAAGCCTTCGACTCATTTAGCTCCGAGGAGAGCTTCTCAAGCTCCTCCTCACAACATGAAAGCTCATCTTGAATCTTAGAAAAGGCATGGTCATACAATTTCTTGACCTACAACAAAACAGAGAAGTTAGAAAGGCAAGGGTAAAAATTTGAAGTGCAAATGGTATGTCGAGAATATCACCTACTTTTGAAGCCTCTCAGCCTCCTCAAGAGTGACGGGGGTGTCGATGTCTGTGTCCACGTCGATGCCGACGAAGTAGTCCTTGAACATATCATCCTCTCCCTGAGAGGCCCCCACATCGGCAACACCCCTGTTCTAGGCGTCCCTTATTTTCCCTAAAGAAAATGAAGGGCCCCGATTCAAAGCTGCCCATGGTATCAATGTCTATAGGGTTTCTTCTCGACCCCAAAAAATTTCGGATTCAGGCCCTCCGAAACTGCTAGCCCAGGGTTCGCTGGCACGGACTATACCAGGTCCAACTTGAGGCTCGAGGACTGCGCCCAAACCCTCCTCGAGGGTCTCTTTAGCATGAGTTTGGTCCACATCGGCCATCCCTGACTCGGAGGCTTTCCGACCCACAGTTTGTAGACCATCAACACTCCGTCTTACTCTTTGTACCAAAGGGCAATCTCCATTATCATCATCCTCATGAAGACTTGCCGCAACACTCAAAGTCAAGACCTTGGCATCAGTCCTAGGCTGGCCGACCTCGGGTTTCTTTGATTCAGGAGACTCGGTCAATGCCTCATTCTTCCTCTTCTTGCCCTTGTCGGGTTTCGAGACTTGTTCTTCACCAGGAGTAGTCAGTCTCATCAACACGCCTTTCCCAAGGCCTACACAAGCATGACATATTAAACTTACCGCCACAAAGAATAGTCATAAGGAACTTGGTAATGGCGACAATAAAAAGCATACCGTGGTTCTTGGCCTGCCACCGCGTTTTGGCCAAATCATGCCAAACACACTCGCTGTAAGGAAAAGCAGAGCCTAACTATTTGATCCATCCCGGAAGGTTCTGAACCGCGCCGGGGTACCAAATGGTGGCTGCATTATCAAGAGAAGATCGTTTTAGAAGGGGAATAAGGGGCAATAATATGTGCTCGAGGTAGGGAGACTTACActtcatgttccattcctcggggaatgatATCTTATCAATAGGGATAATGTCCGAGGTTCTTACTCTGACAAACCAACTCATCTATCCTCAGTTTTGTCCTCATCGATGCTTGCAAAGAATGTCTTGGCAGATCGAGGATGAAACTTGATTAAACCTCGGAAGAGACGGGGCTGTATGAACGAGGCCAACCCTGCAATACTATAGAGTACTGAGAGAGGGTCGAAGCACCTTTTACCCATTAAGGtcggatcgatttccacagggaggtAGAAGTTGGAGTGGAGTTTCTATCCAATTGagagttgtgtatgtgttccaaattacacttctaaacatttttgggtttttgttttacttctagttttatcaaactacaatgctaaattaaactagaataagctaagagtaaactattgcgagttgttcaaatggttaaaaggcactagggcagtgactttcgcctaggtggtcaattgaatgatacttgagtctaaggcatgattgacatatttggggagtatgatataaccgttgcacgattttacccactctacacctctcggtagttagAGTAATTtttcccgaattgactttctcaagaccaattaggtatgcaaatttgcacaagcaatcaaggttcaagtccggtattactatctctaggtttaacctttaaattggggctatcaatctcttgagtatgccccaattccttgttggactaatttcagagacttaggctctctttcttcaagtttcggggccattgaatgcactattgcactaacttggtgagtcatctttatagtttcccAATCTATAGAccgcttctttgttaccaagtccttcatgaatttagcatagcccggcatttgttAAAGAGCCTCCACCAAATGTACATTGATAGATAAGCTCTTTATCATGTCagtgaactttttaaactgattttcatttttctgcttcgcgagcctatgaggataaggtggaggtggccttggcaaaggagccttggctttaggcacaaccggctccggcatgtctattatgtgttccctagacgggttcatatcgttttgagtttccacctcgacatcttgaatatcaatcctcacttcttcattcacattttcatcaatcacattttcaaccatcAAAGGAAATTCATCTTCTTGCATCTCAACATCATCATCtacaatttgcttttgtttggaggaatgcacatcaccgcctctcccacttcttgttgttaccTCCATAACATGATttttcccacccttcgggttcactaccgtatcacttagtagagcacccttagggcgtgTATTCAAggattgagagatttggcctgaCTGAGCCTTTAGATTTCTGATTGAGGTATTATGGGAAGccaactgtgcatcagaatccgcattcttcttcatcatttgttcaaacatcatttcaattctacccatatcattgctagaataattaggaccttgagatggaaatgggggtggattgttcggttgttggtacattgggggcctttgaaagccttgctcccggtttccttggtttccattgttccatccaccttgattgttattatcaccccaattgttgttattaccatttaatttccttggttgttttgattgttgttctgattgccccagttgttgttttgattgttgttcccccaattaccattgccttgttgttgattactccaattgccttggggtctccattgttgttgattagaagagttgcccctttggccttgataattattcacatattgtacctcttcgttttgttcatcataaccatcattttgaaatccaccacaatcattatcaaattgctcagaattcccttggttttgttgctccctttgtcttcttttgttgacaagcatgttgacaccttccatggcattcacttggcaaggattttgaacttgttgcaactgtgccttcgCTAGTTGGTTCATCgtggttgtcaactcagctatagcctgcccatgatcatgtaattccttgtacAAATGAATAAccatggggtcaccctggggcataTTGGATCTACTTTGCCAagtagaagaagtgtcagccatctcgttaAGAATGCCACAAGCCTCATCATTTgacagcttcatgaagttgcccccatcaagttggttcactatgcattggtttgtggtgttaataccccggtagaaagtctgttggatc
Coding sequences within:
- the LOC138879986 gene encoding uncharacterized protein — encoded protein: MGRIEMMFEQMMKKNADSDAQLASHNTSIRNLKAQSGQISQSLNTRPKGALLSDTVVNPKGGKNHVMEVTTRSGRGGDVHSSKQKQIVDDDVEMQEDEFPLMVENVIDENVNEEVRIDIQDVEPPFGTPARFRTFRDGSNSLGKGVLMRLTTPGEEQVSKPDKGKKRKNEALTESPESKKPEVGQPRTDAKVLTLSVAASLHEDDDNGDCPLVQRVRRSVDGLQTVGRKASESGMADVDQTHAKETLEEGLGAVLEPQVGPGIVKKLYDHAFSKIQDELSCCEEELEKLSSELNESKASSAQKEEELSELRASLEGVHQEWTSFAEQDLLLSAQEEVTALSVAKSEADENASSYKRDATANDRAREISEKAKQKLAQAVAHARLQSRRQAFEEASIEGIDLSAEIEKARTLEEESASSTTSDEDFGSDSNGSEGKE